A genomic region of Ornithorhynchus anatinus isolate Pmale09 chromosome 7, mOrnAna1.pri.v4, whole genome shotgun sequence contains the following coding sequences:
- the LOC100079213 gene encoding serine/threonine-protein kinase Sgk3 isoform X2 — translation MESLVAFSAAWAACLLKKRKFLSFQNWPPKSKYTFYFIKQRRAGLNEFIQNLVRHPELCNHPDVRAFLQMDSPKHLSDPSEDEDERSTQKLHSTSQNINLGPSGNPHAKPTDFDFLKVIGKGSFGKVLLAKRKLDGKFYAVKVLQKKIVLNRKEQKHIMAERNVLLQNVKHPFLVGLHYSFQTTEKLYFVLDFVNGGELFFHLQRERSFPEHRARFYAAEIASALGYLHSIKIVYRDLKPENILLDSLGHVVLTDFGLCKEGIAISDTTTTFCGTPEYLAPEVIRKQPYDNTVDWWCLGAVLYEMLYGLPPFYCRDVAEMYENILHKPLNLRAGVSLTAWSILEELLEKDRQNRLGAKEDFVEIQNHPFFESLSWTDLVQKKIPPPFNPNVVGPDDIRNFDATFTEEMVPYSVCVSSDYSIVNASVLEADDAFVGFSYAPPSEDLFL, via the exons ATGGAAAGCCTAGTAGCATTTAGTGCAGCATGGGCTGCATGTTtattgaagaaaagaaaattccTCTCTTTTCAGAACTGGCCTCCAAAATCCAAATACACCTTCT attttATTAAACAGAGAAGAGcaggactgaatgaattcattcagaaTTTAGTTAGACATCCTGAGCTATGCAACCA CCCTGATGTCAGAGCTTTCCTTCAAATGGATAGTCCGAAACATCTGTCAGATCCAtctgaggatgaggatgaaagAAGTACTCAGAAG TTACACTCTACCTCACAGAACATCAACTTGGGACCATCTGGAAATCCTCA TGCTAAGCCTACAGACTTTGATTTCTTAAAAGTTATTGGAAAAGGCAGCTTTGGCAAG GTACTTCTTGCAAAACGGAAACTGGATGGAAAATTTTATGCTGTCAAAGTGTTGCAGAAAAAAATTGTCCTCAACAGGAAAGAG cAAAAACATATTATGGCTGAACGTAATGTGCTCTTGCAAAATGTGAAACATCCATTTTTGGTTGGATTACATTATTCATTTCAAACAACAGAAAAACTTTATTTTGTTTTGGATTTTGTTAATGGAGGAGAG CTGTTCTTTCATTTACAAAGAGAACGCTCCTTTCCTGAACACAGAGCTAGGTTTTATGCTGCTGAAATAGCCAGTGCATTAGGCTATTTGCACTCCATAAAAATTGTATACAG AGACTTGAAACCAGAAAATATTCTTCTGGACTCACTG GGGCATGTGGTTTTAACAGATTTTGGACTCTGTAAAGAAGGGATTGCTATTTCTGACACCACAACAACCTTTTGTGGAACACCAGAG TACCTTGCCCCTGAAGTAATCCGAAAACAGCCCTATGACAATACAGTAGATTGGTGGTGTCTTGGCGCTGTTCTGTATGAGATGCTGTATGGATTG CCTCCTTTTTACTGCCGGGATGTTGCTGAGATGTATGAAAACATTCTTCACAAGCCCCTAAATCTGAGGGCAGGAGTGAGTCTTACCGCCTGGTCCATTTTGGAAGAGCTTTTAGAAAAAGATAGGCAAAATCGACTTGGAGCTAAAGAAGACTTT GTTGAAATTCAGAATCATCCCTTCTTTGAATCACTCAGTTGGACTGATTTGGTACAGAAGAAGATTCCACCACCATTTAATCCAAATGTG GTTGGACCAGATGATATCAGGAACTTTGATGCAACATTTACTGAAGAAATGGTTCCATACTCTGTCTGTGTGTCCTCTGACTATTCAATAGTAAATGCCAGTGTACTGGAAGCAGATGATGCATTTGTTGGTTTCTCTTATGCACCCCCTTCTGAAGACTTATTTTTGTAG
- the LOC100079213 gene encoding serine/threonine-protein kinase Sgk3 isoform X1, with protein MDRKESCPSVSIPSSDEHREKKKRFTVYKVLVTVGRNEWFVFRRYAEFDKLYNTLKKQFPTMALKIPAKRIFGDNFDPDFIKQRRAGLNEFIQNLVRHPELCNHPDVRAFLQMDSPKHLSDPSEDEDERSTQKLHSTSQNINLGPSGNPHAKPTDFDFLKVIGKGSFGKVLLAKRKLDGKFYAVKVLQKKIVLNRKEQKHIMAERNVLLQNVKHPFLVGLHYSFQTTEKLYFVLDFVNGGELFFHLQRERSFPEHRARFYAAEIASALGYLHSIKIVYRDLKPENILLDSLGHVVLTDFGLCKEGIAISDTTTTFCGTPEYLAPEVIRKQPYDNTVDWWCLGAVLYEMLYGLPPFYCRDVAEMYENILHKPLNLRAGVSLTAWSILEELLEKDRQNRLGAKEDFVEIQNHPFFESLSWTDLVQKKIPPPFNPNVVGPDDIRNFDATFTEEMVPYSVCVSSDYSIVNASVLEADDAFVGFSYAPPSEDLFL; from the exons GTATATAAAGTGTTAGTCACAGTTGGCAGAAATGAATGGTTTGTCTTCAGGAGATATGCGGAATTTGATAAACTTTACAACACA cTAAAGAAACAGTTTCCAACTATGGCCCTCAAGATTCCTGCCAAAAGAATATTTGGAGACAATTTTGATCCAG attttATTAAACAGAGAAGAGcaggactgaatgaattcattcagaaTTTAGTTAGACATCCTGAGCTATGCAACCA CCCTGATGTCAGAGCTTTCCTTCAAATGGATAGTCCGAAACATCTGTCAGATCCAtctgaggatgaggatgaaagAAGTACTCAGAAG TTACACTCTACCTCACAGAACATCAACTTGGGACCATCTGGAAATCCTCA TGCTAAGCCTACAGACTTTGATTTCTTAAAAGTTATTGGAAAAGGCAGCTTTGGCAAG GTACTTCTTGCAAAACGGAAACTGGATGGAAAATTTTATGCTGTCAAAGTGTTGCAGAAAAAAATTGTCCTCAACAGGAAAGAG cAAAAACATATTATGGCTGAACGTAATGTGCTCTTGCAAAATGTGAAACATCCATTTTTGGTTGGATTACATTATTCATTTCAAACAACAGAAAAACTTTATTTTGTTTTGGATTTTGTTAATGGAGGAGAG CTGTTCTTTCATTTACAAAGAGAACGCTCCTTTCCTGAACACAGAGCTAGGTTTTATGCTGCTGAAATAGCCAGTGCATTAGGCTATTTGCACTCCATAAAAATTGTATACAG AGACTTGAAACCAGAAAATATTCTTCTGGACTCACTG GGGCATGTGGTTTTAACAGATTTTGGACTCTGTAAAGAAGGGATTGCTATTTCTGACACCACAACAACCTTTTGTGGAACACCAGAG TACCTTGCCCCTGAAGTAATCCGAAAACAGCCCTATGACAATACAGTAGATTGGTGGTGTCTTGGCGCTGTTCTGTATGAGATGCTGTATGGATTG CCTCCTTTTTACTGCCGGGATGTTGCTGAGATGTATGAAAACATTCTTCACAAGCCCCTAAATCTGAGGGCAGGAGTGAGTCTTACCGCCTGGTCCATTTTGGAAGAGCTTTTAGAAAAAGATAGGCAAAATCGACTTGGAGCTAAAGAAGACTTT GTTGAAATTCAGAATCATCCCTTCTTTGAATCACTCAGTTGGACTGATTTGGTACAGAAGAAGATTCCACCACCATTTAATCCAAATGTG GTTGGACCAGATGATATCAGGAACTTTGATGCAACATTTACTGAAGAAATGGTTCCATACTCTGTCTGTGTGTCCTCTGACTATTCAATAGTAAATGCCAGTGTACTGGAAGCAGATGATGCATTTGTTGGTTTCTCTTATGCACCCCCTTCTGAAGACTTATTTTTGTAG